A genome region from Sphingomonas sp. BGYR3 includes the following:
- a CDS encoding lytic transglycosylase domain-containing protein, whose translation MSRFAMIVCGALVLFTAAPAAKGDEVEAQASEQPRSTDPVGRWRPYSREASQRFGIPLEWIERVMRAESGGQTQLNGRPITSHAGAMGLMQIMPGTWAELRARLGLGPDPHDPRDNILAGTFYLRMMYDRFGYPGLFGAYHAGPARYAAWVTSGRALPAETRAYLAKLSDRPGQSAAPGSPVLPTPLFAIRRADPDHKVDPRSAAEGLFVPLSTQAPASSEQP comes from the coding sequence GTGAGCCGGTTCGCCATGATCGTCTGCGGGGCCTTGGTTCTGTTTACTGCCGCACCCGCTGCCAAGGGCGATGAGGTAGAAGCGCAGGCCTCTGAGCAGCCGAGATCGACTGATCCGGTTGGCCGATGGCGGCCTTATTCGCGCGAAGCGTCGCAGCGCTTCGGCATCCCGCTCGAATGGATCGAGCGGGTGATGCGGGCCGAGAGCGGCGGCCAGACGCAGCTGAATGGCCGTCCGATCACCAGCCATGCCGGGGCGATGGGGCTGATGCAGATCATGCCCGGAACCTGGGCAGAACTGCGTGCAAGGCTTGGGCTCGGGCCGGACCCGCACGATCCCCGCGACAACATCCTTGCCGGCACCTTCTACCTCAGGATGATGTATGACCGGTTCGGCTATCCGGGCCTGTTCGGTGCCTATCATGCCGGGCCTGCGCGCTATGCCGCATGGGTGACCAGTGGACGCGCGCTCCCTGCCGAGACCCGGGCCTATCTGGCCAAGCTTAGCGACCGACCCGGCCAATCCGCCGCTCCAGGATCGCCAGTGCTGCCAACGCCCCTGTTCGCCATCCGACGCGCCGATCCTGATCACAAGGTCGACCCGCGCAGCGCAGCGGAGGGCTTATTTGTACCGCTCTCGACCCAAGCGCCAGCATCGTCCGAACAACCATAG
- the rlxS gene encoding relaxase/mobilization nuclease RlxS (I built this because a sul1 chimera in AMR looks like the C-terminus.) translates to MSADDDFEPHLGRLRSRPPKRARRYLQRVLAATNLARGGAASGTLKGRSAGSRIGRAAGVGRLLASRGRMSALGRRRVIIKTRIVRLTAKGASAAAAHLRYLQRDGTTREGERGTLYGADREAVDAKEFLVRGAGDRHQFRFIVSPEDGAQYEDLKPLVRRLMARAETDLGTRLDWVAVDHFNTGHPHSHVIIRGIDQKGQDLVIAPDYLTRGLRERAAELVELDLGPKTTREIARGQLAEIEAERLTSIDRRLLKLGGEERLVEATGTGAFEQTLRAGRLAKLERLGLAEALGEGRWRLAPDLAETLTRMGERRDIIRTMQRAFNPARVERSAADQAIYDPAAPNAAPLVGRVLLRGLADEYRDSHFLVVDSIDGRSHYVALGREPAEGIGEGAVVAVMPTRTGVREVDRTIAEVAAANGGRYDIDAHLAHDRQASEEFARSHVRRLEALRRGGAGVERLADGGWRIATDHLERVDQFEAAQARARPVRVELLTAEPLDRLATADGATWLDHRLLRPSDAPARDAGFGSAVREAEARRRQWLINEGLGSEIGGVFEPRPGMIETLRRRELLRVGAALSKELDLPFAESRPGSPVEGVYRRRLDLASGRFALIERAQDFTLVPWRPVIEPYAGRAVSGVVRGEGISWSIGRGRGGPTIS, encoded by the coding sequence ATGAGCGCCGACGACGATTTCGAACCGCATTTGGGGCGGCTGCGCAGCCGCCCGCCCAAACGCGCGCGGCGCTACCTCCAGCGCGTGCTCGCTGCCACCAATCTTGCCCGTGGCGGGGCAGCGTCTGGCACACTCAAGGGCCGCTCGGCCGGTAGCCGGATCGGCCGTGCTGCCGGGGTGGGCCGGCTGCTCGCCAGTCGCGGCCGGATGAGCGCGCTCGGTCGCCGCCGCGTCATCATTAAAACCCGAATCGTGCGGCTGACGGCTAAGGGCGCAAGCGCAGCGGCTGCCCATCTGCGCTATCTACAGCGCGATGGCACCACGCGGGAGGGCGAACGGGGCACGCTCTATGGGGCCGACCGGGAGGCAGTCGATGCCAAGGAATTTCTCGTGCGTGGTGCCGGGGACCGCCACCAGTTCCGCTTCATCGTCTCGCCCGAAGACGGTGCCCAATATGAGGATCTGAAGCCGCTGGTCCGCCGGCTGATGGCGCGCGCAGAAACCGACCTTGGCACCCGGCTCGACTGGGTCGCGGTCGATCATTTCAACACCGGCCATCCCCATAGCCATGTCATCATCCGTGGTATCGACCAGAAGGGGCAGGATCTGGTGATCGCGCCCGACTATCTGACCCGGGGCCTGCGCGAGCGCGCCGCCGAACTGGTCGAGCTTGATCTTGGTCCGAAAACGACCCGAGAAATCGCGCGCGGTCAGCTCGCCGAAATCGAGGCAGAGCGCCTGACCTCGATCGACCGGCGGCTGCTTAAGCTGGGCGGCGAGGAGCGTCTCGTCGAAGCGACCGGCACTGGCGCATTTGAGCAAACGCTGCGCGCTGGCCGGCTCGCCAAGCTCGAACGGCTCGGGCTTGCCGAGGCCCTGGGGGAGGGCCGTTGGCGGCTTGCCCCCGACCTTGCCGAGACGCTCACCCGAATGGGCGAGCGCCGCGATATCATCCGTACCATGCAGCGCGCCTTTAACCCAGCGCGGGTCGAGCGTTCTGCAGCCGACCAAGCCATCTACGATCCGGCTGCGCCCAACGCAGCGCCGCTGGTCGGGCGGGTCCTGTTGCGGGGCCTCGCCGATGAGTATCGCGACAGCCATTTCCTTGTCGTCGACAGCATTGATGGGCGTAGCCACTATGTGGCGCTCGGGCGTGAGCCCGCCGAGGGGATTGGCGAAGGCGCTGTGGTGGCGGTCATGCCTACTCGCACCGGGGTCCGTGAGGTCGACCGAACCATCGCTGAAGTGGCTGCCGCCAATGGTGGCCGCTACGATATCGATGCGCATCTGGCGCATGACCGACAGGCCAGCGAAGAATTTGCCCGGAGCCATGTCCGCAGGCTCGAGGCCCTCCGTCGGGGCGGTGCGGGCGTCGAGCGGCTGGCGGATGGTGGCTGGCGTATCGCAACTGACCATCTCGAACGGGTCGATCAATTTGAGGCGGCACAGGCGCGAGCGCGTCCGGTGAGGGTTGAGCTGCTTACGGCTGAACCGCTTGACCGGTTGGCGACAGCGGACGGAGCCACCTGGCTCGATCATCGGCTGCTGCGGCCAAGCGATGCGCCGGCGCGGGACGCGGGGTTCGGAAGCGCGGTGCGTGAAGCTGAAGCACGGCGCCGACAATGGCTGATCAACGAGGGGCTTGGCAGCGAGATTGGCGGTGTTTTCGAGCCGCGTCCGGGCATGATCGAGACCCTGCGCCGCCGCGAGCTTCTTCGGGTTGGCGCGGCACTGTCGAAAGAGCTCGACCTGCCATTCGCGGAGAGCCGTCCGGGCAGTCCTGTCGAGGGTGTCTATCGGCGTCGGCTCGACCTGGCGAGCGGGCGGTTCGCATTGATCGAACGCGCGCAGGATTTTACCTTGGTGCCCTGGCGACCGGTGATCGAGCCTTATGCTGGCAGGGCAGTGTCAGGCGTCGTGCGCGGCGAGGGCATCAGTTGGTCGATCGGGCGCGGGCGAGGCGGGCCGACAATCTCCTGA
- the hxsB gene encoding His-Xaa-Ser system radical SAM maturase HxsB: protein MPLRTRLMSTDRALLVNDGGGFFSATPDFLDRLSAGTLSSFERQFVLERGHGVDRADPLGETAHLYNVAERLTLAGPLDYLILVPTLRCNLSCTYCQVSRAALDQTKYDWNDATLEKVLSLIDGLSGPRIKIEFQGGEPTLRPDLIRAVIDRTCRFEERQFVICTNLQNLGPEILSLFDGPEVFISTSLDGDFETHLRNRTTNVEMTGQFRRNLATVVERYGPQKVSALPTIDPERPPTPDALIDAYLEFGLESIFLRPINYQGFARKHHASSREQDMAWRAYHEKFLRRLIERNWEDRSVVLEESYFSICLRRIFQPGADRHVDLRNPNPLGYDYVVIDYDGQVYPTDEARMLSRSGVIDLSIGDVHSGWDTPARATLNAHASNLFDPACQRCAYQPYCGRDVVDDIARYGRIDLPRQETEFCRRHMSLFDLAFRLIYADDEPTRYSLARWLRLEGTPLTFGEHCA from the coding sequence ATGCCGCTTCGTACTCGTTTGATGTCAACTGATCGTGCCTTGTTGGTCAACGATGGCGGTGGCTTTTTCAGTGCTACTCCTGATTTCCTTGATCGGCTTTCGGCCGGTACCTTATCGTCATTTGAGCGGCAGTTTGTTTTGGAGCGCGGGCATGGCGTGGACCGCGCTGATCCGCTCGGCGAGACCGCTCATCTCTACAACGTCGCAGAGCGTCTGACACTTGCGGGCCCTCTTGATTATCTGATCCTCGTTCCGACGCTCCGCTGCAATCTTTCCTGCACCTATTGCCAAGTTTCTCGCGCCGCACTCGACCAGACAAAATATGACTGGAATGACGCGACGCTGGAGAAGGTGCTTAGCTTAATTGACGGCCTCTCAGGACCCCGCATCAAGATCGAATTTCAAGGCGGCGAACCAACATTGAGGCCCGATCTCATCCGTGCGGTTATCGATCGCACTTGCCGCTTCGAAGAGCGCCAATTCGTAATCTGCACCAACCTGCAGAACCTCGGGCCAGAGATCCTATCCCTTTTTGATGGGCCCGAGGTGTTTATCAGCACCTCGCTGGACGGTGACTTCGAAACACATCTGCGCAATCGCACGACAAATGTTGAGATGACCGGCCAGTTTCGTCGAAACCTTGCGACGGTTGTCGAGCGCTATGGGCCGCAAAAAGTATCGGCGCTGCCGACGATCGATCCCGAGCGGCCTCCAACACCCGACGCGCTGATTGACGCCTATCTCGAATTCGGCCTCGAGAGCATCTTCCTTCGGCCGATAAATTATCAGGGGTTTGCACGCAAACACCATGCAAGCTCGCGCGAGCAGGATATGGCCTGGCGGGCCTATCACGAGAAGTTTTTGCGCAGACTGATCGAGCGAAATTGGGAGGATCGGTCGGTCGTGCTCGAAGAGAGCTATTTCAGCATCTGCCTGCGGCGCATCTTCCAGCCCGGTGCGGATCGCCATGTCGATCTTCGTAACCCCAACCCTCTGGGCTATGATTATGTCGTGATTGACTATGACGGGCAGGTCTATCCGACGGACGAAGCACGCATGCTCTCACGCTCCGGCGTGATCGACCTATCCATCGGCGATGTGCATTCGGGCTGGGACACCCCGGCGCGTGCGACCCTGAATGCGCATGCCTCAAACCTTTTCGACCCGGCATGCCAGCGCTGCGCCTATCAGCCCTATTGTGGCCGCGATGTTGTCGATGACATCGCACGCTATGGCCGGATCGACCTGCCGCGGCAGGAAACCGAATTCTGCCGCAGGCACATGAGCCTGTTCGATCTGGCCTTCCGGCTGATCTACGCAGACGACGAGCCAACGCGCTACTCTCTGGCGCGATGGCTGCGGCTGGAAGGCACGCCGCTCACATTCGGGGAGCATTGCGCTTGA
- the hxsC gene encoding His-Xaa-Ser system radical SAM maturase HxsC — protein MIPLNLSVVAEPQPAFVTRLRRMRDEAGGWDSVWIEGTGDSHVFAGQGGVVVIEGADAAALDGDVILVDPQRGRAERLIRAGSAHNTLLVTERCDQLCIMCSQPPKKTHEDRFALLEQACLLAERDAVIGVTGGEPTLYKDELLGMIERVIEARPDLGFHVLTNAQHFDEEDVLRLRQPAFRRVTWGIPLYAAQADLHDRIVGKSGAFARLMESFSHLVRAGQRIELRTVLIQDNAAALRELARLVSARLRFVSAWSIMQLEHIGFARGRWASLYFAHHTEFELIAEAIDIARLHGIHARLFNFPLCTVPEPYRILAAPSISDWKRKYAPGCEGCREQESCSGFFEWHPQDALGGVTPL, from the coding sequence TTGATCCCGCTAAATCTCTCCGTGGTTGCAGAGCCTCAACCCGCCTTCGTCACGCGCCTTCGGCGCATGCGCGATGAAGCTGGGGGGTGGGATTCGGTTTGGATTGAGGGAACTGGCGATAGCCATGTCTTTGCAGGCCAAGGCGGTGTCGTTGTAATTGAGGGCGCGGACGCCGCTGCACTGGATGGCGACGTTATTCTAGTGGATCCACAGCGCGGCCGGGCCGAGCGCCTGATCCGCGCCGGCTCCGCTCACAATACACTGCTTGTCACTGAGCGGTGTGATCAGCTTTGCATCATGTGCTCTCAGCCCCCGAAAAAGACCCATGAAGACCGGTTTGCGCTGCTTGAACAGGCTTGCCTTCTCGCAGAACGAGACGCGGTGATCGGGGTCACCGGTGGCGAGCCGACGCTCTACAAAGACGAGCTGCTCGGCATGATCGAGCGGGTGATCGAGGCGCGGCCGGATCTTGGCTTCCATGTGCTGACCAACGCACAGCATTTCGATGAAGAAGATGTCCTGCGGTTGCGGCAGCCTGCATTCAGGCGGGTGACGTGGGGCATCCCGCTCTACGCCGCACAGGCCGATCTTCATGACCGGATTGTCGGGAAGTCCGGTGCCTTTGCCCGGTTGATGGAGAGCTTTTCCCATCTCGTTCGCGCCGGGCAGCGGATCGAGCTGCGCACCGTCCTCATCCAGGATAACGCGGCCGCGTTGCGTGAGCTTGCGCGGCTGGTCAGCGCGCGGCTGCGTTTCGTCTCGGCCTGGTCGATCATGCAGCTCGAACATATCGGCTTTGCACGCGGGCGCTGGGCTTCGCTTTATTTTGCGCATCACACGGAGTTTGAGCTTATCGCTGAGGCGATCGACATCGCACGACTGCACGGTATTCATGCACGCCTGTTCAATTTTCCGCTATGCACGGTACCCGAGCCGTACCGCATTCTGGCAGCGCCATCGATTTCCGATTGGAAACGCAAATATGCGCCAGGCTGCGAGGGCTGCCGTGAGCAGGAGAGTTGCAGCGGCTTCTTTGAATGGCACCCGCAGGACGCGCTAGGCGGGGTCACACCTTTATGA
- a CDS encoding peptidoglycan-binding protein yields the protein MKRVGFLIPSLIAAGFSGHDGAAQIPGIGPRVLNDSDPGLFEIFKQDHKVTLAQHRSHRSHSSHRSHSSHRSGSGGHYSHTSHRSSTGGSYVPSVPVYTAPAPSPPPSPPPSPSPSYPLRSAQPGEAAPPRTSSGLPALSGRSERFKSIVRRVQIALLAQGFYEGAIDGVVGPAMRGGMRRFQKKRGLAVTGTITPELLDALRVASE from the coding sequence ATGAAGCGGGTCGGCTTTCTCATTCCGAGCCTCATCGCTGCCGGTTTCTCCGGCCATGATGGTGCAGCCCAGATCCCAGGAATAGGACCGCGCGTGTTGAACGACAGCGACCCCGGCCTCTTCGAGATCTTCAAACAGGACCACAAGGTGACGCTGGCCCAGCACCGAAGTCATCGCAGCCATAGTTCGCACCGAAGCCATAGCAGCCATCGTTCCGGTAGCGGTGGACATTACAGCCATACGAGCCACCGATCGAGCACGGGTGGGAGCTACGTGCCTAGCGTTCCTGTCTATACTGCACCAGCGCCCAGTCCTCCGCCGTCACCGCCACCATCCCCATCCCCATCCTATCCATTGCGCAGCGCGCAGCCTGGAGAAGCGGCGCCTCCTCGGACATCATCGGGCCTGCCAGCGTTAAGCGGTCGCAGCGAGCGTTTCAAATCAATCGTGCGGCGGGTTCAGATCGCACTACTCGCCCAAGGCTTCTACGAGGGTGCGATCGACGGAGTAGTGGGTCCTGCAATGCGCGGCGGAATGCGCCGGTTTCAGAAGAAACGTGGCCTTGCGGTAACCGGCACCATTACACCCGAATTGCTGGATGCGCTTCGGGTTGCCAGCGAATGA
- a CDS encoding reverse transcriptase family protein has protein sequence MSSTVNRSTLLWAVGILQPVSAFELNAYLTAILPEGGSAPSGPELQRFLLEASTMRQVVRVSREPDLFSLTMHGNYYLSRAQRLSRDKERLFLLHDSWPGRKTLSLGDQDAGLGGEAPPQHSRTWIKGSGANKPEPCVPRVRSYWPRISRQLSKATGPLSSSSDTEIDLLSFATERQLELARGDQERSWDYTSIALSIGVSPRLLLQMAISPERHYRRFEIAKSGGGTRTIDAPRVFLKSVQKFVADYILFDLPVHAAVHSFLPGRSPITNAQQHVGGKWIGTIDIKNFFPSISDVSVEKLLADNGFDQKSCRALRRLCTYKQSIPQGAPTSPIIANAFLFEVDTIIASMAKVLDVTFTRYADDLTFSSNEKASVESVMKGAEQILKDRLQLRLNESKRRIAGPGARRVVTGATVSDRVLPSRKLRRNIRAAAFNQSRHAMTSDQELRRLEGYLSYFRAFPAFKDNEEGHRLTTYLKSARRRLTEDERLSNDPTSKIDRRMDE, from the coding sequence ATGAGCTCGACGGTAAACAGATCGACGCTTCTATGGGCTGTAGGCATTTTGCAGCCCGTGTCAGCTTTTGAGCTGAACGCGTATTTGACCGCCATCCTCCCTGAAGGCGGGAGTGCGCCGTCCGGGCCGGAACTGCAGAGATTTCTTCTGGAGGCGTCTACCATGCGCCAAGTGGTTCGCGTCTCCCGGGAGCCGGACCTCTTCTCACTGACAATGCACGGCAACTACTATCTGAGCCGCGCGCAGCGTCTGAGTCGCGACAAAGAGCGATTGTTCTTGCTGCACGATTCTTGGCCGGGTAGAAAGACGTTGTCACTCGGGGATCAGGATGCGGGATTGGGCGGTGAAGCGCCGCCCCAACACTCTAGAACTTGGATAAAAGGGTCCGGGGCCAATAAGCCCGAACCCTGCGTTCCTCGGGTCCGATCTTATTGGCCCCGGATCTCAAGGCAGTTATCGAAAGCAACTGGCCCGTTAAGCTCCTCGAGTGACACAGAAATCGACCTGCTGTCATTTGCCACGGAGCGACAACTGGAGCTAGCAAGGGGCGATCAGGAACGGAGCTGGGACTACACCAGCATCGCGCTTTCCATTGGCGTATCGCCTAGGCTTCTTCTACAAATGGCAATCAGCCCGGAGCGGCACTACCGGAGATTCGAAATCGCGAAGTCTGGCGGAGGCACGCGCACGATTGATGCGCCCAGAGTTTTTCTTAAATCCGTACAGAAGTTCGTCGCTGACTATATTTTGTTTGATTTGCCTGTTCACGCGGCAGTGCATTCATTCTTGCCCGGCCGGTCACCCATTACCAACGCCCAGCAACACGTCGGCGGTAAATGGATTGGCACAATCGACATAAAAAACTTCTTCCCGTCAATCTCGGACGTGAGCGTCGAAAAGCTGCTGGCGGACAACGGGTTTGATCAAAAGAGTTGCAGAGCTCTTAGGCGCCTTTGCACTTACAAGCAGTCAATACCTCAAGGGGCGCCGACCAGCCCCATTATCGCCAACGCCTTTCTCTTCGAGGTCGATACGATCATTGCCTCGATGGCCAAAGTCCTCGATGTCACATTTACGAGATATGCGGACGATCTTACATTTAGCAGCAACGAGAAAGCATCAGTTGAATCCGTCATGAAGGGGGCAGAACAGATTTTAAAGGATCGGCTCCAGTTGCGCCTTAACGAGAGCAAGAGACGCATTGCCGGACCCGGGGCTCGGCGAGTTGTCACCGGGGCTACAGTCAGCGACAGAGTCCTTCCCAGTCGCAAACTCCGACGGAATATTCGAGCAGCGGCATTCAACCAAAGTCGTCACGCCATGACGAGTGATCAAGAACTGCGGCGATTGGAGGGCTATCTGAGCTATTTCCGAGCATTCCCTGCGTTTAAGGACAATGAGGAAGGCCATCGCCTGACCACATACTTGAAGAGTGCGCGAAGGCGTTTGACTGAGGACGAGCGGTTATCCAACGACCCCACCAGCAAGATCGACAGGCGCATGGACGAGTAG
- a CDS encoding CU044_2847 family protein: MPELIEFAGDVPIIVEVSDRGGPRGAGVRPVSTGLGSIPAKVATTFEESLKMIGAVGEAVRASLEGAGVEEAEVKIGLKASGTGQFIIAQTTIEGAVEVTFKVKVAR, translated from the coding sequence ATGCCAGAGCTTATCGAGTTCGCCGGGGACGTGCCGATCATCGTGGAGGTCTCGGACCGCGGCGGCCCGCGTGGCGCCGGCGTGCGGCCCGTAAGCACCGGTCTTGGCTCGATCCCCGCCAAGGTCGCCACGACCTTCGAGGAATCTCTCAAGATGATCGGGGCGGTCGGCGAGGCGGTCAGGGCGTCGCTAGAGGGAGCCGGCGTCGAGGAGGCCGAAGTGAAGATCGGGCTCAAGGCATCCGGCACGGGTCAGTTCATCATCGCGCAGACCACGATCGAGGGGGCGGTCGAGGTCACCTTCAAGGTCAAGGTAGCGAGGTGA